In the Bacillus sp. (in: firmicutes) genome, one interval contains:
- the pulA gene encoding type I pullulanase produces MSGVNRFFQAYLDDISTITILLPFDYFGGHSSTFTLKQDHQTVPLSIEQIHHLHDAIKYVCKCPITPSFWKTVYVMDERGIKTDLQIGAVIRTAIFDEMFYYDGDDLGANYHPEETTFKVWAPTATEATLIIKKDVFSEEELVPMTRKERGVWQAIVSGDVETYLYQYEVCVNQVRNRVVDPYAKSVSLNSEWGYVVDMKKTKRPVVSLPPLSSPLDSIIYEMHVRDFTKHPNSGILKKGKYLGVIEKDRQGKGGSKTGLDYLKELGVTHVELLPVNDFAGVSDDQPDKQYNWGYNPLFFNCPEGSYATNPSHPYNRIVELKEMIHTLQQEGIRIILDVVYNHVYLREESSFEKLVPGYYFRHDAYGHPANGTGVGNDFASERLMARKFILDSVSFWLNEYHVNGFRFDLMGILDVETMQEIRKLADQYDSSILLIGEGWDLPTPLPSEQKASMNNHEKLPGIGFFNDRFRDVVKGSSFDLNHRGVALGNTSSLDDAIEVFTGSVGYKQNGLFSSPTQTVNYVECHDNHTLWDKLIHIFSENDKWLEQRHRLATSFVLLAQGIPFLHSGQEFFRTKYGDGNSYKSPDEVNWLDWDRMEQKKENVEYVKGLIRLRKSHGAFRLSTKELIQYHLDVEAIDGTLTAYFKQVGAYGKWEYLYLIIHPLEWEREFVLPNQRKWYLISDGTTFFSTPVPWTKEVYQVPPVRCVIFGGNK; encoded by the coding sequence ATGAGTGGTGTGAACCGTTTTTTTCAAGCATATTTAGACGACATCTCGACCATTACGATTTTATTGCCATTTGATTATTTTGGCGGTCATTCTTCCACCTTTACCTTAAAGCAAGATCACCAAACAGTTCCGCTATCAATTGAACAAATTCATCATTTACACGATGCTATCAAATATGTTTGTAAATGTCCGATCACTCCATCATTTTGGAAAACGGTATATGTCATGGATGAAAGAGGCATTAAAACCGATTTACAAATCGGTGCTGTCATTCGAACAGCTATATTTGATGAAATGTTTTATTACGATGGAGATGATTTAGGGGCAAATTATCATCCGGAAGAAACCACTTTTAAAGTATGGGCGCCGACGGCTACGGAGGCGACCCTTATTATAAAAAAAGACGTATTCAGTGAAGAAGAACTGGTACCAATGACACGTAAGGAGCGGGGGGTTTGGCAAGCGATCGTTTCAGGAGATGTAGAAACATATCTATATCAATACGAGGTGTGCGTAAATCAAGTTCGAAATCGCGTGGTAGACCCATACGCCAAATCGGTTTCGTTAAATAGCGAATGGGGCTATGTCGTGGATATGAAAAAAACGAAAAGGCCTGTAGTTTCACTTCCACCTTTATCCTCCCCATTAGACTCCATCATTTATGAGATGCACGTCCGTGATTTCACGAAACATCCGAATAGCGGTATTTTAAAAAAAGGAAAATATTTAGGAGTAATTGAAAAAGATCGACAAGGAAAAGGCGGTTCGAAAACTGGTCTCGATTATTTAAAAGAATTAGGAGTCACACATGTGGAGTTGTTACCAGTAAATGATTTTGCTGGAGTGAGTGATGATCAACCTGACAAGCAGTATAATTGGGGATATAATCCGCTCTTTTTTAATTGTCCGGAAGGAAGTTATGCTACAAATCCATCCCATCCGTACAATCGAATTGTGGAATTAAAGGAAATGATTCATACGTTACAACAAGAAGGTATCCGCATCATTCTCGATGTCGTGTATAACCACGTTTATTTGCGTGAAGAGTCTTCTTTTGAGAAGCTTGTACCAGGGTATTATTTTCGCCATGATGCGTACGGTCATCCAGCTAACGGCACTGGTGTAGGCAATGATTTTGCTTCCGAACGGTTAATGGCACGTAAATTTATTTTAGACTCGGTTTCTTTTTGGTTAAATGAATATCATGTGAATGGCTTTCGGTTTGATTTAATGGGCATTTTAGATGTAGAAACGATGCAGGAAATAAGAAAACTAGCCGATCAATATGATTCGTCCATCCTTTTAATAGGGGAAGGATGGGATTTACCAACCCCGCTTCCATCGGAACAAAAAGCATCAATGAACAACCATGAAAAGTTACCAGGCATCGGATTTTTTAATGATCGTTTTCGAGATGTGGTAAAAGGAAGCTCTTTTGATTTAAATCATCGCGGTGTAGCGCTTGGAAATACCTCTAGTTTAGATGATGCGATTGAAGTGTTTACAGGAAGTGTAGGATATAAGCAAAACGGTCTTTTTTCATCCCCAACACAAACGGTCAATTATGTTGAGTGTCATGATAACCATACATTATGGGACAAATTGATTCATATTTTTTCGGAAAATGATAAATGGCTAGAACAACGCCACCGACTAGCAACATCGTTTGTACTTCTTGCTCAAGGTATCCCGTTTTTGCATAGCGGACAAGAATTTTTTCGGACAAAATACGGAGACGGAAATAGCTATAAAAGTCCAGATGAGGTGAACTGGTTAGATTGGGACCGTATGGAACAAAAGAAAGAGAATGTAGAATATGTAAAAGGGCTCATTCGTTTACGAAAAAGTCACGGAGCTTTTCGGTTATCAACTAAAGAATTGATTCAATATCATTTAGATGTAGAGGCGATTGATGGTACGTTGACCGCTTATTTTAAACAAGTAGGTGCGTACGGAAAGTGGGAATATTTGTATTTGATTATTCATCCCCTTGAATGGGAGCGGGAGTTCGTCTTGCCAAATCAACGCAAATGGTATTTAATTAGTGACGGAACAACGTTTTTTTCCACACCGGTTCCATGGACAAAAGAGGTATATCAAGTACCTCCTGTACGAT
- the dat gene encoding D-amino-acid transaminase: MEKVIVNGQWVDRQAAVVDVEDRGYQFGDGIYEVIRVYNGKLFQAAPHLQRLVESAKKIGIELPFQLDDLLQKMNQLIKENSLELGIVYLQVTRGVSLRQHAFPKEKVKPSLVMYTRSYPRPEKEMEQGVKAHLVDDIRWLRCDIKSLNLLGSVLAKQQASERGCMEAIMHRDNVVTEGSSSNVFIVKEGTIITHPATNLILNGITRQTVLQICEAKQWAVEERAFTTEELLTADEVFITSTTSEVMPVIAIDEHPIGEGTPGPITQMLQAIIDEEIQRECK, encoded by the coding sequence TTGTGAATGGACAATGGGTCGACCGACAAGCGGCAGTCGTCGATGTGGAAGACCGTGGATATCAATTTGGTGATGGCATTTATGAAGTGATTCGAGTGTATAACGGTAAATTATTTCAAGCCGCTCCCCATTTGCAGCGACTTGTAGAAAGTGCGAAAAAAATTGGTATTGAACTTCCGTTTCAACTAGATGACCTATTACAAAAAATGAACCAGTTAATAAAAGAGAACAGTTTAGAACTTGGAATTGTGTATTTGCAAGTAACAAGAGGAGTTTCTCTTCGTCAGCACGCTTTTCCGAAAGAAAAAGTGAAACCTAGCCTTGTCATGTATACACGGAGTTATCCTCGGCCGGAAAAAGAAATGGAGCAAGGGGTCAAAGCTCATTTAGTGGACGATATTCGTTGGCTGCGTTGCGATATTAAAAGCTTAAACCTACTTGGCAGCGTCTTAGCGAAACAGCAAGCAAGTGAACGTGGGTGTATGGAAGCGATTATGCATAGGGATAACGTGGTTACGGAAGGTTCGTCGTCCAATGTTTTTATTGTTAAAGAAGGAACCATTATCACCCATCCAGCTACCAACCTCATTTTAAATGGCATTACTCGACAAACAGTGCTGCAAATTTGTGAAGCGAAACAATGGGCGGTGGAAGAACGAGCGTTTACAACGGAAGAGTTGCTCACCGCTGACGAGGTGTTCATCACAAGTACGACCTCTGAAGTTATGCCGGTGATTGCCATTGATGAACATCCTATTGGGGAAGGAACACCTGGTCCGATTACCCAGATGTTACAAGCGATTATCGATGAAGAAATACAGCGAGAATGCAAGTAA
- the thpR gene encoding RNA 2',3'-cyclic phosphodiesterase: MNHSFHYFFALSLPSNIKEQIREWMNSYKTELSFYKWVHQEDYHLTLAFLGAATDDQLYNVTSKMEEALAMIPSFPLTISHLGTFGNQPSPRIFWIGVNEDERLHQIREKVYQVCEQVGFPLDKRPFRPHITVARKWIGNHPFSIKLVQQTPSKTMDWTFQADTVTLYRTHMNRLPKYEAVWQKKLSFS, translated from the coding sequence ATGAATCACTCATTTCATTATTTTTTCGCTTTGTCACTACCATCGAATATAAAAGAACAAATCCGTGAATGGATGAATTCATATAAAACAGAGTTATCCTTCTATAAATGGGTTCATCAGGAAGACTATCATTTAACATTAGCCTTTTTAGGTGCGGCTACGGACGATCAGCTATATAATGTGACTTCCAAAATGGAAGAAGCACTTGCCATGATTCCGTCATTTCCGCTCACCATTTCTCATCTTGGCACGTTTGGAAATCAACCATCGCCACGTATTTTTTGGATTGGAGTAAACGAAGACGAACGGTTACATCAAATACGTGAAAAAGTGTATCAAGTGTGTGAACAGGTCGGTTTTCCATTGGACAAACGACCGTTCCGCCCACATATCACAGTGGCACGAAAGTGGATAGGCAATCACCCGTTTTCAATCAAACTTGTTCAACAAACTCCTTCCAAAACAATGGATTGGACGTTTCAGGCTGACACGGTCACGTTGTATCGAACCCATATGAACCGGCTGCCTAAATACGAAGCCGTTTGGCAGAAGAAACTATCATTTTCATGA
- the cysK gene encoding cysteine synthase A, with protein sequence MKVVNNIAELIGDTPLVKLNRIAPKNGATIYVKLEFYNPSKSVKDRAAFNMIVEAEKAGKLKPGATIIEPTSGNTGIGLAMNAAARGYKAILVMPDTMTQERINLLKAYGAEVVLTPGDEKMPGAILKAQELAASIPNSFMPMQFENEANPNAHRKSTALEIIEAMNIIGKDLTAFVATAGTGGTITGTGEVLKEHYPDLQIHVVEPAGSPVLSGGKPGKHKLVGTSPGFIPPILNQNVYDHIHRIQDEEAYETARQMASQEGILVGPSSGAACFAAIQVAKTLTPDDVVVCIACDTGERYLSSDLFQFES encoded by the coding sequence ATGAAGGTTGTAAATAATATCGCAGAATTAATCGGCGATACACCACTCGTGAAATTGAACCGCATCGCACCAAAAAATGGTGCGACGATATATGTAAAATTAGAATTTTATAATCCAAGTAAAAGTGTAAAGGACCGTGCTGCCTTTAACATGATTGTGGAAGCTGAAAAGGCTGGCAAACTAAAACCAGGAGCAACAATCATTGAACCAACGAGTGGAAATACCGGTATTGGTCTAGCAATGAATGCCGCGGCACGTGGGTATAAAGCGATTTTAGTCATGCCTGATACCATGACCCAGGAGAGAATTAATTTATTGAAAGCGTACGGAGCAGAAGTGGTCTTAACGCCAGGTGACGAAAAAATGCCGGGAGCGATTCTGAAAGCTCAAGAATTAGCAGCAAGCATCCCAAATAGTTTTATGCCAATGCAATTTGAAAACGAAGCGAACCCAAACGCCCATCGAAAATCAACGGCTCTAGAAATTATTGAAGCCATGAATATTATTGGAAAAGATTTAACAGCATTTGTGGCCACTGCTGGTACGGGGGGGACGATTACCGGGACGGGAGAAGTGTTAAAAGAACATTATCCGGACTTACAAATTCATGTTGTAGAGCCGGCAGGTTCACCGGTGTTATCAGGAGGAAAGCCAGGAAAACACAAACTAGTTGGGACAAGCCCAGGGTTTATCCCACCGATTTTAAACCAAAACGTGTATGATCACATTCATCGCATTCAAGATGAAGAAGCGTATGAGACTGCACGGCAAATGGCGTCCCAAGAAGGAATTTTAGTCGGACCATCTTCAGGCGCCGCTTGTTTCGCTGCTATTCAAGTAGCGAAAACGTTAACTCCGGATGATGTTGTTGTTTGTATTGCGTGCGATACGGGTGAAAGGTATTTATCTAGCGATTTATTCCAGTTCGAATCGTAA
- a CDS encoding diacylglycerol kinase family lipid kinase, with amino-acid sequence MKKLIFIVNPKAKNGKALGTWRKVKARLDARNVPYEAYFTKYPNHSPRLVKEILAHHKLQQTVIVAIGGDGTVHEAINGLVGSENVAFTTIPAGSGNDFARGFHLSFDVKQATDQILQLLHTDGQPVDIGEYKCSQYQKGYFVNNIGAGLDALIAKKANESRLKKWLNKLNVGNLIYVFYFLKEIMTYRPVHVRITVDETEYEFSNTWLVAVCNQPYYGGGMKISPQSNYNDGLLDLVVISNIPRYQLITLFASVFWGGHTGLDGVTVLRGKEFHIESERPLFIQADGETVGNTPFHVRCRSKAWTLLR; translated from the coding sequence ATGAAGAAGCTCATATTTATCGTGAATCCGAAAGCAAAAAACGGGAAAGCCCTTGGTACGTGGCGGAAGGTAAAAGCTCGATTAGATGCTCGAAACGTTCCGTACGAAGCGTATTTTACCAAGTATCCAAACCATAGCCCACGTTTAGTAAAAGAGATTTTAGCCCATCATAAATTGCAGCAAACAGTCATTGTCGCCATCGGAGGAGACGGGACGGTCCATGAAGCCATCAATGGCTTAGTCGGTTCGGAAAATGTCGCATTTACTACTATTCCTGCAGGGTCAGGAAACGATTTTGCCAGAGGGTTTCATCTCTCATTTGATGTAAAACAAGCAACTGATCAGATTTTGCAACTGCTACATACCGACGGTCAACCTGTTGATATTGGGGAATATAAATGTTCTCAGTACCAAAAAGGGTATTTTGTGAATAATATAGGAGCAGGACTCGACGCGCTTATTGCCAAAAAGGCCAATGAGTCTCGCTTAAAAAAATGGTTAAATAAGTTAAATGTTGGAAATCTTATATATGTATTTTATTTTTTAAAAGAAATTATGACATATCGCCCGGTTCATGTACGAATTACTGTTGATGAAACCGAATACGAATTTTCAAATACTTGGCTCGTAGCGGTATGTAATCAACCATACTATGGGGGAGGAATGAAAATATCCCCTCAATCCAACTATAACGATGGATTGTTAGATTTAGTCGTCATCAGTAATATTCCCCGTTATCAACTGATTACCCTTTTTGCGAGCGTTTTCTGGGGCGGACATACGGGGTTAGACGGTGTGACCGTACTGAGGGGAAAAGAGTTTCATATTGAGAGTGAACGACCACTATTCATCCAGGCTGATGGAGAAACGGTAGGGAATACCCCTTTTCATGTTCGCTGTCGATCGAAGGCGTGGACGTTATTACGATAA
- a CDS encoding NERD domain-containing protein, whose amino-acid sequence MAQLIKLQDYVSRYEIDIFKYPIQFVRLKKQHWTKVFDLWKNGYLHEPVESCEWEEQENDEKKTWKNRLFHLFKREKEEEERDHAVDMRREEEFAFDSSRAEAITSEQELKQHFLDQLFHFQLKWASSTFSEKSYVDLSYYSDETLRFLLQRFPDTVLLMYHPVFKLKKAPVDLEVLLITPTHLWCITFLEEENEATFVGSKDRFWVKKWTDTEKKVLNPLISLNRMEHIVTSIFKKASVELPIQKAVICRNGYIDYPTTPYDVKLIDKRVFDEWFQHMRTVRSPLKHMQLKGAKSLLDYCHTTSFKRNSAVLDMDIVEHWDEEELEQ is encoded by the coding sequence ATGGCACAATTAATTAAACTACAAGACTATGTTTCCCGTTACGAGATTGATATTTTCAAGTATCCCATTCAATTCGTTCGTTTGAAAAAACAGCATTGGACAAAAGTGTTCGACCTATGGAAAAATGGGTATCTTCATGAGCCAGTCGAATCGTGTGAATGGGAAGAACAAGAAAACGATGAAAAAAAAACGTGGAAGAATCGATTGTTTCATTTGTTCAAACGGGAAAAAGAAGAGGAAGAACGTGATCATGCAGTTGATATGAGGAGAGAAGAGGAGTTTGCCTTTGATTCTAGCCGTGCGGAAGCCATTACTTCTGAACAAGAGTTAAAACAACATTTTCTCGATCAGCTATTTCATTTTCAACTCAAATGGGCGAGTTCGACCTTCTCAGAAAAATCGTACGTTGATTTAAGCTATTACAGTGATGAAACGTTACGATTTTTATTACAGCGTTTTCCGGATACGGTGTTACTGATGTATCATCCAGTATTTAAATTAAAAAAAGCACCGGTCGATTTGGAAGTTTTACTAATTACTCCGACGCATTTATGGTGTATCACGTTTTTAGAAGAAGAGAACGAAGCTACATTTGTTGGCTCAAAAGATCGATTTTGGGTGAAAAAATGGACGGATACGGAGAAAAAAGTATTGAATCCACTCATTTCACTTAATCGGATGGAGCATATTGTTACCTCTATCTTTAAAAAAGCTAGTGTAGAATTACCGATTCAAAAAGCTGTTATTTGTCGAAATGGTTATATTGATTACCCAACGACACCTTATGATGTAAAACTGATTGATAAACGAGTATTTGACGAATGGTTTCAGCATATGCGAACCGTTCGTTCCCCGTTAAAACATATGCAATTAAAAGGGGCAAAAAGCTTACTCGACTATTGTCATACCACTTCTTTCAAAAGAAATTCAGCTGTATTAGATATGGATATTGTAGAACATTGGGATGAAGAGGAACTAGAACAATGA